One region of Eupeodes corollae chromosome 1, idEupCoro1.1, whole genome shotgun sequence genomic DNA includes:
- the LOC129949876 gene encoding uncharacterized protein LOC129949876, with protein MCEDHFVANTKLLPIGRFEVKLPFKSSPNSLGSSFEAAKRRFLALERKISRNNNLRAMYMDFMNEYLSLGHMSPTNNEIPKFPHYFIPHQCVLRPQSTSTKLRVVFDASCKTPTQVSLNDILMVGPTIQEELFSTLLRFRTHKYAITADIAKMYRQVLIAEEHSIYQLIVWRQNASQPLQYFRLNTVTYGTSPAPFLAIRCLKMLGDISKDSYPTGSKIV; from the coding sequence ATGTGCGAGGATCATTTTGTGgcaaatacaaaacttttgccTATAGGTCGGTTTGAGGTAAAATTGCCATTTAAATCTTCGCCGAATTCACTTGGTTCGTCGTTTGAAGCGGCCAAACGTCGATTCCTTGCACTTGAgagaaaaatttcaagaaataataatttgagaGCAATGTACATGGATTTCATGAATGAATATCTATCGTTGGGACATATGTCACCAACGAATAATGAGATTCCCAAATTCCCACACTATTTCATTCCACATCAGTGTGTCTTGCGACCGCAAAGCACAAGTACCAAGCTTCGTGTAGTTTTTGATGCTTCATGTAAAACGCCTACTCAAGTTTCTCTGAATGACATCTTGATGGTTGGGCCAACCATTCAAGAGGAGCTGTTTTCGACATTGCTCCGTTTTCGCACTCATAAATATGCCATTACGGCTGATATTGCGAAAATGTACCGGCAAGTTCTCATTGCTGAAGAGCATTCGATTTACCAGCTCATAGTGTGGAGGCAGAATGCCTCTCAACCATTACAATATTTTCGCCTTAACACTGTTACGTATGGCACTTCTCCAGCACCATTTTTAGCAATACGGTGTTTGAAGATGTTGGGCGATATCTCCAAAGATTCATACCCTACGGggtcaaaaattgtataa
- the LOC129949947 gene encoding uncharacterized protein LOC129949947 has translation MHNLQSDNHAIVISPDKSPVGEHIHRFNAPVLNDVAGIMVGDRTTTREIVIRRRNNNLQFIADTHRLYDAIQYPLMFWKEQDGYCINIKQRDPTTGAETNKNVNSKDFYAYQLMIRRDQSNVILRCRELCQQFMVDMYVKIESKRLRYLRFNQQKLRVEEYIHLRDAIITNADAAQIGNSVILPSSYIGSPRHMQEYVQDGRVYLSRSRVIQNDRRLHLYYCLAKMQYIALHYSTCIQTKIEVFDKFHYNITFDKIRPVEIDSIISAEIPDPSTDQMLFDIVTANMIHGPCGNLNRSSPCMADGKCTKSFPKNFTNDTITNVDGYPTYRRRHPDNCGQSFVKNINSVDIDIDNRCVVPYSPLLSKTLNDHNYVEFCSSVKSIKCICKYVNKGSDIAVFRVENTNLNAPPVNKDDELTLYKIGRYVSSNEAVWRIFGFPIHERYPAVTHLAVYVENGQRVYFTSETAFDCAISPPKTTLTEFFELCNRADAFGAFTRALLYSEVPRYFTWAATKKWMPRKQGTLIDACPDLFKSNTLGRVFTANPKQTECFYLRLLLVNITGPLSFEHIRKDACLALGLLEDDNQWECVLTEAGLNCTDKQIRLLFAIVLTTCFPARAETLWDNHKDSMTDDILHQHH, from the exons ATGCACAATTTACAAAGTGATAATCACGCTATTGTCATCAGTCCTGATAAATCACCTGTTGGAGAGCATATTCATAGATTTAATGCACCTGTTCTTAACGATGTTGCTGGAATCATGGTTGGCGACCGTACAACTACGCGAGAAATCGTGATTCGTAGAAGAAATAATAATCTACAGTTTATTGCTGATACACACCGTTTATATGATGCTATCCAATATCCGCTAATGTTTTGGAAGGAACAGGATGGGTATtgcataaatattaaacaacgaGATCCCACAACAGGTGCCGAAACAAACAAGAATGTCAACTCGAAGGATTTTTATGCGTATCAGTTGATGATTAGACGCGACCAGAGCAACGTTATTCTACGATGTCGTGAGCTTTGTCAGCAATTCATGGTCGACATGTATGTAAAGATAGAGAGCAAACGATTACGATACTTGAGATTTAATCAACAAAAGTTGCGTGTGGAAGAATATATTCACCTACGAGACGCTATCATCACCAACGCCGACGCCGCTCAAATCGGTAACTCTGTCATTCTACCATCATCATACATAGGCAGTCCACGCCATATGCAAGAATATGTCCAGGATGGCCGTGTTTATTTATCACGTTCACGTGTAATCCAAAATGATCGGAGATTACATCTTTACTATTGCCTGGCCAAAATGCAATACATCGCCTTACATTACAGCACGTGTATTCAGACAAAAATTGAAGTCTTTGATAAATTTCATTACAATATTACAT TCGATAAAATACGTCCTGTGGAAATCGACAGTATAATTTCTGCGGAAATTCCAGATCCGTCTACTGATCAAATGTTGTTTGATATTGTTACAGCAAACATGATTCATGGCCCATGCGGCAATCTTAATCGTTCATCACCTTGCATGGCAGACGGAAAGTGTACTAAaagttttccgaaaaatttCACTAACGATACAATCACAAATGTTGATGGATATCCAACTTATCGTAGAAGACATCCCGACAATTGCGGACaatcatttgttaaaaatattaacagcgTAGACATTGACATTGATAACCGTTGTGTGGTCCCATATTCGCCTCTGCTGAGTAAAACATTAAATGATCATAATTATGTTGAGTTCTGCAGTTCAGTGAAGAGCATCAAATGCATTTGCAAGTATGTGAATAAAGGCAGTGATATTGCTGTTTTTCGGGTTGAAAATACCAATTTGAATGCTCCTCCGGTTAATAAAGATGACGAATTAACACTTTATAAAATTGGCCGGTACGTCAGCTCCAATGAAGCTGTTTGGCGTATCTTTGGTTTCCCAATTCATGAACGGTATCCAGCAGTTACTCATTTAGCCGTCTATGTTGAAAACGGCCAGCGCGTATATTTCACGAGCGAGACAGCGTTTGATTGTGCTATTAGTCCACCAAAAACTACACTcactgaattttttgaattgtgtaATCGTGCGGATGCTTTTGGTGCTTTCACACGGGCATTACTCTATTCAGAAGTACCACGCTATTTCACATGGGCTGCTACAAAAAAATGGATGCCTCGCAAGCAAGGTACGCTAATTGATGCATGTCCCgatttattcaaatcaaataccTTGGGGCGAGTATTTACAGCCAATCCAAAGCAGACTGAGTGCTTCTATCTTCGACTGTTATTGGTTAATATCACCGGCCCATTATCATTTGAACATATACGTAAAGATGCATGCCTTGCACTCGGCTTGCTGGAAGACGACAACCAATGGGAATGTGTACTTACTGAAGCAGGATTGAACTGtacagataaacaaattcgctTACTATTTGCTATAGTGCTGACTACATGTTTCCCGGCCAGAGCAGAGACATTATGGGATAATCACAAAGATTCAATGACTGATGATatattgcatcaacatc ATTAA